A genomic window from Massilia sp. METH4 includes:
- a CDS encoding YciI-like protein, translated as MHYLLTYELADGYLERRAEFRDEHLKLAWNAVERGELLLAGAAGDPPDVAQLVFTIDSPAIAESFAAADPYVKHGLVKRWTVRKWHTVVGELASSPVR; from the coding sequence ATGCACTACCTGCTGACTTATGAACTGGCCGACGGCTATCTGGAACGCCGTGCCGAATTTCGCGACGAGCACCTGAAGCTGGCATGGAATGCCGTCGAGCGCGGTGAGCTGCTGCTGGCCGGCGCGGCCGGCGATCCGCCCGATGTCGCCCAGCTCGTCTTCACTATCGACAGCCCGGCCATCGCGGAAAGTTTCGCGGCCGCCGACCCGTATGTGAAGCACGGCCTCGTCAAGCGGTGGACCGTGCGCAAATGGCACACCGTTGTCGGCGAGTTGGCCAGCTCGCCAGTGCGCTGA
- a CDS encoding alpha/beta hydrolase: MSVQHIAGVEVRIDGTGPATILMLHGWPDTAAMWEPQVAAFSPYFRCVRFTWPGFETGASRKEYPLDDLIGLCEQVVREVSPDKPVTLLVHDWGCLFGYQFAIRHPERVARIIGVDIGDGGSKAHLDEIGLKGKLAIVSYQLWLAAAWKIGGGIGESMTRSFAKMAKVPVRPDALTVEKNYPYYSTWTGKYKGVKPFRPTCPMLFIYGTRKPVMFHSSAWLAELQAKPGSKVVAMDTDHWPMLRQPESFNRLVLEWLGPSTSMESIDALPADL; encoded by the coding sequence ATGAGCGTGCAGCATATCGCCGGGGTGGAAGTCCGCATCGACGGCACTGGCCCCGCCACCATCCTCATGCTCCACGGCTGGCCCGACACCGCGGCCATGTGGGAACCCCAGGTCGCCGCCTTTTCCCCATATTTCCGATGCGTACGCTTCACCTGGCCCGGCTTCGAAACCGGCGCATCCCGCAAGGAATATCCGCTCGATGACCTCATCGGCCTGTGCGAACAGGTCGTCCGCGAAGTCAGCCCCGACAAGCCCGTAACCTTGCTCGTGCACGACTGGGGCTGCCTGTTCGGCTACCAGTTCGCCATCCGGCATCCCGAGCGCGTGGCGCGCATCATCGGCGTCGACATTGGCGACGGCGGCTCGAAGGCGCACCTGGACGAGATCGGACTGAAGGGCAAGCTCGCCATCGTGAGCTACCAGCTCTGGCTGGCGGCGGCATGGAAGATCGGCGGCGGCATCGGCGAATCGATGACGCGTTCGTTCGCGAAAATGGCAAAGGTGCCGGTGCGGCCCGATGCGCTCACCGTCGAGAAGAATTACCCGTACTATTCGACCTGGACAGGCAAGTACAAGGGCGTGAAGCCGTTCCGCCCCACGTGTCCCATGCTGTTCATCTATGGTACGCGCAAGCCGGTCATGTTCCACTCGTCCGCGTGGCTGGCCGAGCTCCAGGCGAAACCCGGCAGCAAGGTCGTGGCCATGGACACCGACCATTGGCCCATGCTGCGCCAACCGGAATCCTTCAACCGGCTCGTGCTCGAATGGCTCGGGCCATCCACCTCAATGGAAAGCATCGATGCACTACCTGCTGACTTATGA
- a CDS encoding PEP-CTERM sorting domain-containing protein, with protein MRALSATFLSVPLLAALYGSTAMAAEAPRYTVVVLPGEDGTATAINNSGVATQVIGYVLGQRRAAYTDGSSQSFIPTLGGTENVASDINSANQIVGASRLADNTTTHAYVYRNGTVKDLGTLGGDYSSAQYINDAGTIVGTSRLANGDAHAFIYTENSGMVDIGTFGGAGSYVSDIDASGRVLGAAQTASGEWRNFLYENGTMTALDLPLGLSVSGFMPGGGYYGSKATSDFGGGYSYVIKDGVISYPFGLGSVQAVNAGGYAVGMDAELTLFGRLTTPEGGPYSLDDLVDEPGWSDFFTIDGINDAGQIIGTGCRVDIGCTSIRLDPLSPVPEPAAYAMLGAGLAMLAWTRRRKQRA; from the coding sequence ATGCGCGCTTTGTCTGCCACCTTCCTGAGCGTCCCCTTGCTGGCGGCGCTGTACGGTTCGACCGCAATGGCCGCCGAGGCCCCGCGTTATACGGTCGTCGTGCTTCCTGGTGAGGATGGAACGGCCACTGCCATCAACAATAGTGGCGTCGCGACACAAGTCATCGGATACGTTCTCGGGCAACGCCGGGCGGCCTACACGGATGGCTCGTCGCAGAGCTTCATCCCCACGCTCGGCGGGACCGAGAACGTGGCGAGCGACATCAATTCGGCTAACCAGATCGTGGGGGCTTCGCGGCTTGCCGACAACACCACGACGCACGCGTATGTCTACCGCAATGGCACCGTGAAAGACCTGGGCACGCTCGGCGGCGACTACAGCTCGGCGCAGTACATCAACGACGCGGGCACCATCGTCGGCACGTCCAGGCTCGCGAATGGCGACGCGCACGCGTTCATCTATACGGAGAACAGTGGCATGGTCGATATCGGCACGTTCGGCGGCGCGGGCAGCTATGTGTCGGATATCGACGCGTCGGGAAGGGTGCTGGGCGCGGCCCAGACGGCCAGCGGAGAGTGGCGCAACTTCCTTTACGAAAATGGCACGATGACCGCGCTGGACTTGCCGCTCGGCCTGTCCGTGAGCGGGTTCATGCCTGGCGGCGGCTATTACGGCAGCAAGGCCACCAGTGATTTCGGTGGCGGCTACTCCTATGTGATCAAGGATGGCGTGATTTCCTATCCCTTCGGCCTGGGCTCGGTGCAGGCCGTGAATGCCGGCGGCTACGCCGTGGGCATGGATGCCGAGCTGACCCTCTTCGGTCGGCTGACGACGCCGGAGGGCGGTCCGTACTCCCTGGACGACCTGGTCGACGAACCGGGCTGGAGCGATTTCTTCACGATCGATGGCATCAACGATGCGGGCCAGATCATCGGCACCGGGTGCCGTGTCGATATTGGGTGCACGTCGATCCGGCTCGACCCGCTCAGCCCGGTGCCCGAACCAGCCGCGTACGCGATGCTCGGTGCCGGCCTCGCGATGCTCGCCTGGACGCGCCGCCGCAAGCAGCGCGCCTGA